The Primulina eburnea isolate SZY01 chromosome 18, ASM2296580v1, whole genome shotgun sequence genome segment tttctttgatcattttcttgacatcttccagtgataccttagattcaaactctacttcatttgtatgtagagttatcttaaggcattctatatcttctggttggagttccttatctgctcttaactggagcattgtttctccaaaccgtcttgaatccttcatttttgggttcagaagttttcctgaatcaccacgcttgctgcgaaactggatcggcaattttctgtaaaatgcctctctaagtctctggactatgattttgtgagcacatggtgttgtgaacactaatcttctagtctcattttcttgtgtataggacttgaacatttgtaggaaattatttcctaacaatatgtcagctcctgtatcatgaaaataaataggtggtgtctttaccttgtaccaaggtgtttgtcccgcaccgccaatcatgatttcagtcatcttaatccctttacataagattaagattcttctggaaaaatctcttccagcaatcttgggtaactcttcttccaaattatttggaaaaactcctcttTTTGCCgtacatattccagcacctgaatcaatatatgcagcaaagtattctgccttatattgttcatacaacattcccactggaatgtatatggagaatggacttgtggtcattggattttccacattttatcttctgccataaactccattccatactctagacgtttccaaggtttatgttcctcgagaaactctagtccaagaatcagtcgatctgattcttttcctgaaattccttgaatatgaacctccaattctccaatattaatcagtccttggtaagttcctatcatctgttgttccaaatagtatattgaattacacggaaattgattcctttgctttgtaatgtcaaatactatttctacttccttccacccttctgggcatctaagttttcctaatgtagaaaaacttttcagctcctgttgggtttctatgacaggctttttatcccatctgtaacttgtaatcctatctccttgaaaagatagtcttcttggttccagtctaagactttgattcctctgtagaatcggtttgtcttggatctggatatctgtttcctgtattaaaggaaactcaattctttctggataaattgcctgcgcaacttttccaaatatctcagggatttcaataaactcgtttctaataaacaattcagaatgatgtgtattagatagagcatatgaaatctgataggtaatagaatatggtctattaccttctttcatcaaccttttttccttgaagttttgatgtaatgtcaaggctcggctgaaatctcgatctgccaggttgtaggctatccttggatagattactcctacaatttttcctgcacagaggtttcctgagattgttcccagtactgaatcttgtagattccccattcttttatcgcatatggcgatatcaattggtgaatctatcccttctttgaaagtagcctttatcataatttggattgctccgatatgaatccaggacatagtccttgctacttctattttgagtttttgtaattcctcctttatttcttcggaaggaattaactgcatctccattctatttcctgtaagttccatcgggattgccatttcccttctagaaactttatagattaggtgatgctttctgtttcttaggccaagacttcctaagaacttttctacttgttctgcagagaaaccttgatatctctgtaggcTTGggttttctctcatgattctttgaaccatgttatgagatattgttgtctggctgaaaaatccagacagatcttcatgtgtttcgtgtcgaaacacctcgtcttcagtcagattccgattctgttccatcagattcttcctgacttaagacttcttcttcttcatatatactttcatctgaggcaatgtcctcaaatcagtatacttgaatgagatcttggtaataaactgcttcttctatatccggagtaggatcgaagcgtttaatacctcttttctcattttctggacagttggtcgagatatgacctcttgctccacatgtccagcaattacaatctttgaaactttcattggctcgcgtatgagctcttctgaaagttttctttgtaggtgttcttcctgtgcttcggGATGAACTCGATgcctgggatgatatcctacttctcgatggtccgcttctttgtccagatttataagatctggctttctgtctagaccatacagttcttggtttccaagaactttttCCACTTCGTGCATgaggatgagtcctaaaacttttcctctTATGCTtatgtggtttacttccaataatcgttggaagatcattttccttacaacacaaaggagctCTTTTGTTGATACTCCTtagtcgtttgtaattcttttgtaatgctgctatgtggcaccattctgccaattttcctttaaggaaagaggctcttcttgccaatgtatctggattaccaggtacgtattcccttatgagcatttctctccaaggacttggcatttttgcgaagaaaagctgcatagctatatcttcttcgactcctgaattccatctatatttggtgaataacataatgtattcatctaccaaacatatatcatgtaattcaagactatacagagcttgcgtatattttttcttcttctctgtatcttgattattgaaatagtctactcctataaagtgtgctttgaatagggtagccatCTTTCCTGCGATCTCACTGAGAGATTCCccaactaggactgactctttcatgtctggtgtagtcatgtcccaagcaatttttactgatcccataagactcatttccaaaagtttaatgaatccttctttgttgagatcaagtgttcctgctgcaatcctcatagcagatgtccaatcgtctatgagatcttctctgtttttgaagtccaatacatcaaggttaagcataaccccgtagggatgtataggatctaaaacagttttcccatagggtgtttggtgcaaaggaatttgagttctccttgcccttgttcccgctgggtgtgatcctccaccagtatggaaatcagttTGAGACTCTCTCATATTTACATCatgagatcccatactttcccttggtggtccctgagaagatgaccaggttattgcaggtggtgtttcaccttctgctgtgttcatctttagatctacaactttgagatttgcgaaagattccgcaagctcttgtagatcttctaaaccaatcctttctaaagttgtcatcagatcaatttcttttctgagacagacttaattagattgatcatcttttcttcttcagtcaacggttttgacaccactctggccttcccttgttgatgtaacaaaggttcggtaccaaaagatggtggtaaccaacctcccgaagttcttctactagaacttggttgttgttctagtttctgtattcttgtttgaatatcctttaagatctcaagaatttcttcttgtttctctaGGACCTTTTCAACTCGTTGTGGTACAtaatatagcatattgccataattttgtaacgttttctgtatttctctaagatccagagagagcttagaggagtctggtattatctccagaaatttattattctgaatcatagatttttacctgagggtgctgtTGCTTCCCTTCGTAGATCTTCTGTCTATTCAGATCCATTGttctctgaagaatttcttctgagttgattttgaagtatgtttttacggttctttaaaccttgtaaacgcatacctttcgtcctgagttcagtgaagcaggtacttcgctgtaaTTCTTGTTCTAATTGAATTATTTCCAGGGAAATAAGTTCAATTTCGAACTGGATGGTAGTCCCTGGCATTTTTAACAGATCATTGAAGATCTAGTTTTTTCGGCCTGTAAGATTCTACCTTTTGTGTATGCAAGGTTTTGCAAACACTGCTGTCTTTCATCAGGAGATAAGTTTCCTGATTCAATGAGTTGTTTCAGATGTTTTATAGAACATCTGAATAGATCTATTCGGAAACTAATGTTTCTGGAATAGAGATTGAAATGATTTCGGGGGTACCTAAATCTTTTCATTTCTTGATACATGACATATACCGTCATGTGTCTGATGTTTCCATCAGATCTGTACCATAACTTGATGGTCACCATTGGAACATACCTTTGTTCtcctgtttctgatatctaacaatagttagatgaacttgtgtatattccaaaatattggaatagttcttgtaaattattcttctcgaactaaagttcggattcataattttttcgaaattctccttctcatacatttagttgctagtaataataaaattttcgtgtttgaaataaattaaccttgctctgataccatttcgGGGAGGCGTGGGGATcaataaaatcaattaaactTAAATGGGAAAGAAGGGCAATTTTGgcattttgaaaattattttctCTCTCCAGGTACTTAAACCAAAGTTGGTTTTTAAAGTGTACTGATACACAATTTACCCatagtttaattattatatatatatatatatatatatattgtaatatgatatttgagtaaGGCATGAATATTAAATTATCCGACGAGTATAAAGATGTAGATGAAATTGAATATTCGATAGGGACATATGATAATGGGAATGAAAGAGTAGGtctaatgtgagaccgtctcacggatcacaatccgtgagacgggtcaatcctacccatattcacaataaaaagtaatactcttagcataaaaagtaatactttttcatggattatccaaataaagatccgtctcacaaaacacgacccgtgagaccgtctcacacaagtttttgccggaATGAAAACAGATGATATAAAATCCTACTCAAATTCGATTTATTGTTTCCCTACTAGCTAGAGATAAAAATTAGGTTTCACggcaattttattttattttatttttttgtaaaaaatagGTGTGTTATTTAGtatatttgtttgtttgtttgtgtgtttttttttattatttagtatATTTGTTTGTTAAAATAAATGAAACTTTCAATGTTATATtctatgagtgagtctcatgtgagaccgtctaatggatcataatccgtgagacgggtcaaccctacccttattcacaataaaaagtaatactcttagcataaaaagtagtattttttcatgggtgaaccaaataagagatctgtctcacaaatatgacccgtgagaccgtctcacacaagtttttgccatattttATATAGGGGGAGGATAGGTGCGTGTTTTTGAAAGCCGCTAATAGCCTCACTGTTGACTAAATCACCGTAATTTAATtttactaattaaattaatttactaCTACAGACgatatattttttccaaaaaatctCTTGTGAGATTTGGTAAcaggtcaattttgtgagattgATTCACTATCTGATCCGACccatgaaaatatatatttttatgtcaaaagtattaattttgaCTCCAAATATGGATTTGAtcgattcgtctcacaaataaaaatatgtcagatcgtctcacaagagacctactttatatttttttggtCTTTTTTTATACATGGAGCCGAGAGATTTGCAATCGCCAAATTTCAAACCGGAATCCTTATCCTAAATTTGAGAGTTTCATAATTGTCTATGTATATACCTATTTATCGACTATTTTTGTAACTGAATGTCATATCTTCTCGAAAGAAAGATATACAGTCGTGATTGGATTGGtggatttttctttttatttattttaattgactTGTTTGAAAGACCAAAATTTAATTTGAATGAAAGAATTTGAAATCAtggattaaaattttatatttatttggtTGTTTAGATGAATTTTTGTTTGATGGATTTGAAATCTACTCTCTCGACAATCTATTTAAATGTGATATTTATTAtgatgaatttaaaattaacTGAAAATTACTGTCATTCTAAATCTATCATTAAAATCTATCTcaaatcaaattcttctcttCAAAGTAAATCTTTTTAGGCAAacacttgtatgagacggtctcacgggtcatatttgtgagacggatctcttatttgtgtcacccattaaaaagtattactttttatgctaagagtattactttataTTGTGAATGTAGGTAGGgtcgacccgtctcacggattatgacccgtgagacggtcttacatgagactAACTCATCTTTTTATCCAAGTACAACCTAAgaagatttcaaatttatttaatatcaagCTATACAATTTCAATGATAATTATGATAGATTTCAATTACGTCCAAGATGATAAAATTGAAATTCACTTAAATACTTCAAAAAACAACTAATCggagtttgaaaattttatcaAGTAAATTTTACCAAATAAATGAATGTATttgttattatatatttaaaattcataatttgaaattcatctaTCAAAATGCGATTTAAGTGCATTTGACGAGGGCGAGTATTTTAATGAAATAATCCAAAATTTCGTGCTTGACAACATACAAAATTCTCCAAAATCTGTATTTCAACTTTTGACTTTctccaaaatatatatatatatatatatatatagggaaTTGATACCCTGGGCGCCCTTTGGTGAGCGCCCAGTGGGCGACAGCTCCACATgtgcagtttatttttttttaaaaatttgacgttttgcgacggttttaaaaatccgtcgcaaatggcgacggattttaacaaaccgtcgcgaagcccacatgtgcagtttattttttttaaaaatttgacgtttcgcgacggttttaaaaatccgtcgcaaatggcgacggattttaacaaaccgtcgcgaaacgtcaaatttttttttataaaaagaaaaGAGGGGACAGAGGGGCGTTCCCAAATTTCGTGTCCCACCTTCGCCCAACAGCCCACAAATGCATTAGACAGGtggaaattagaaataatttaCTACGCGACACAAACATGATGTTTTACGTCGACCACAGCGGGTAAGGTGGTGCTCGAAAATCTTTGCGGGCGGTAAGGTGCTGGCGAGGATTGTCTGGGGATTAACCGAGCACGATTAGCGACGGTAACAATATAATCATATGAGAAACAACATCaagtataaaatatattttaacaaaacatactagaaatgaataaatttataaatactcCAGATACATAAATAGCTAGATCATCAACACCATTTCCTAgtgcaattaattaaatatgcaGACTTACACTTCACAAACATTAAAGAACATGTATGCCAATACACCGGAAACCTTCAAAATCATAAATTGGAAATTTCTTCGGAATATGAAATTTAGAACTACATCGATTTACCTTCTGATGTCGTCGGAATATTTCCCCGCACGAGAGCTCCAGAAGTTCGCTCAATCTTCTTAACGTAAAGATTTGAGCGTAGGTGGGAGAAGGGCTGTTGGGCGAAGGTGGGACACGAAATTTGGGAACGCCCCGTTTTCCCCTCttttctttttataaaaaaaatttgacgtttcgcgacggttttaaaaatccgtcgccaatggcgacggatttttaaaaccgtcgcgaaacgtcaaatttttaaaaaaaataaactgcacATGTGGGCTTCGCGATGGTTTGTTAAACTCCGTCGCCATTTGCGACGGAGgtttaaaaccgtcgcgaaacgtcaaattttaaaaaaaaaataaactgcacATGTGGGCGACAGCTCAGCTGTCGCCCACTGGGCGCTCACCAAAGGGCGCCCAGGGTATCAATttcctctatatatatatatatatatatatatatatatatatatatatatatatatatattcgaggattcatattataatatatttatacataaaaTAGAATCAATATTATTTATACCTATTTTTTGTTAACAACACTGGTCTGCATGTAtgcaatttatttattattaaaaagtaGAATGTGCAAATAatctataatattattattatataatacttatttattaaaataattaagttagCTAACTTATATAAATTAATTGTTAAGTTGACAGAGGCCTAAAACTATGGTTTCAAGTTACACAACCTACATAATTGTCATGTCTATTATCATCGATAATTAATATTATGTTATGTCAccgaaactcgagtcaaacacGAGATGATTCAATTTGTGGATGCAAGGTGAATTACTTCTAAATGTTCTCATGCATATGAACAATATATAACACACAGATGTGATAAGCAAGAAACACACCCAGAAACCAAATTTTCTAAGGTTTTATTATTCAATGTTTCACTATTTTTGAGGAGTTAATACCACGGCGGAGGACATAAAGCCTACACATAAAGCACCAGATAAGAGTACAGATAAGAGTCTAAAGATGATGCCGTAGCAATGAACTACATTAAGCCGTCCTCAATAGTTTCGAGAAAATTATTCTGTAACTCTCTATAAGAAGTCTCAAAAGCTACACCAAACAGTGTCTCAGCTCGCCAAAAATAAATGGTCTCGGATCCATTAGTCGTCGAATAATAAATTAGAGTACAATGAATGCAAAGCCGGAAGTCTTATTGTTTAGTGGACAAAAATGGCAACCTTAGTATCAGGAGAGTACCTTCTTCACCTCTGCAGTGACCTCTTGAGGAGCTTTTTCGGCGGGGAGATTTGCAATGACGCCCTTCTTGTTATAGTATTCGATAACCTATGCATTTGAAAATCAAGAGCGGTTCAGAATGTGAGGCAAAAGGTAGCTAGCTAAGGATCCTCAAATTTGAAAACAATCAATTTTATCTGATTTTAGCGGAGCAAAATCCATCACTAAAATCCCcttacttttaatttttaattcttaTAGGGTTGAAATTACAACTGCCCCCCGAGCGAAGTTTTCATATTCTTGTGCATAAGAGTTTCTCAATTTTGAATTTGTTAACTAGCAATTGTAGAGATGCGAAGCATGGTAAAGTGTAAGCATATCATAGAACCAAGAAAAAAGGTAAGATGTGTGACTCATAGAAGAGAACACCACTGAGGCATGGACACATACTAAGGAGATATTTGGACTCGTTATTCAAAATGTACCTTACAAGCTCTGTGACCAATTAATGACTGATACATTGCATTTCAACTTCAATTGATAATCTCAACATTTTAAGTAAAACGTTCTAATAAATGTTAACAGATAAAACTGCAATCTATAGGCAATATGCCCCACTATACTAGCCACAACCTTCAACACATCTGCTACTTGTACTGTTACTAACTTTCTTTTCAATCAATCTCGTAGGAAATTAACCAGATGCTTTAGCTTCTCTAATGAATCGCTTTGGTCTTTCACAAACTTTTTTTAGCATATATCACACAAATGTTAAGCATGAACCCAAAACAAAGTATTAAAACAGTGAAGCATTGAAACACTTCACATCTGCATATCTAAAACATGAGATAAAAGCTTCAAAGGATTAATATTGAAAGGATGAAACAGGAAAAAGGAAAATCAAATGAAATCATACGGGTTCAGTCTGCTTATGGAAAGCCTCAAGTCTCGACTTGAGCACAGCTGCAGTATCATCCTTACGTTGAATTAAAGGCTCTCCAGTTACCTtcacaaataatcaagaaatcaccTCTACGCCTTATAGAGAAGTTCAATGCACAAAGTAACCGAGTCAGTTCAGCTCCAAGAGAAGATAACTATAGCTAAAACTCTAGATGGCTACCCTAAAGAATGTAAGTAATAATAGACATAGAATAAGCTTTTACATCATCGACACCAGGAACTTTAGGGGGTGCAAATTTCGTGTGGTAGGAACGACCACTAGAAGGATGGATCCAACGGCCAGTAATCCTCTCCTCCAAGATAGCATCATCAATTGCAAAGTTAAGAACTTTGTCAATCTTAGTTCCACGTTTCTCGAGCATCTCATCCAGCTGAATACAAGGAACAGCAACTCATTTACAACTGTTGGATACTGACCAAGAAACATCATTCCAAGAAAAAATAGTGAACCTTTTGCGCTTGGACAACTGTCCTTGGAAATCCATCAAGAATAAAACCTTTATGACAGGAAGGCTTCTTCAATGCATCATCGATAATCCCCACAACCAAATCATCAGAAACAAGTTCCCCCTGAGAAATCACAAACAAACATAAAGTTTTGGTATAAGTTCTTATGCATCAAAGATTTTAGAATAATAAAGCAAGGAATGTACCTTCTCCATGGCCTCCTTGGCTTGGACCCCAAGGGGAGTCTTGGCAGCCACagcagctctcagcatatcacCAGTAGCCAGATGGCATAAGCAATATTCATCCTTAATCATTGGTGACTGAGTACCTTTTCCAGATCCTGGTGGACCTGCAAAGTTCATGTGAAAGGTACAAGGCATTAGAATACTCATAAAAAACTTTATCAATCCTCTCAGCTCTTGGAATCCATCTAGACAAGCTATTTCTTGAAACATGGGTTTGAAGTAGGGTTGGCATATGGACCAAGCCGAGTCAAGGTCGAGATCAAGATCGAGATCGAGTAACATCATACTCAGACTCAACTACGAAAAAATAAATTGTTAAGCCTGATTAAGTACACAAGTCACAAGTGACTCAAGCTGGAAAAAATTTCCCGAACATCAACTTAGCTTGCAAGCTTTCTAAATTCTAACACATCACTCGAGCTGGTGCTTGATGGCATATTCATGATAATACCTTTTAACTTTAACAAATTTAGTAGTTAAAAATGAAATtatcaatattaaaataaatttaaacgaTATTTAAATgatgataataaaaaatatagtgTTTGAGCTTGGATACCCAATGAATATTCAAGCCTAAGACATTAAATGATGTGATACCATGACCTGTTAACAAAATAATGGAAGGAAATTAAAGGTCTTTCATCCTCAACAATTGGACACACTCATGTTCCATGACAACAAATTTTCAGGCAAGTTCAAGAAATCTAAAATGTAAAAAGATTATATTTAAAGTACATAAACCAAATTAAGGTCTAAAATTGATTTAGTTAGTTATGGCTAGGCCCACTTATTTAATTAAGTAGAGCGGCACATTTATGTTAGAATGGGTCTCAAGCTTGTTTACTTTTTATTGAATTTCCTACTGTTTTCTAGACAAGTTTCAGGGATTCCACTATAATTTTATCTTCAACCTGGTTTGTATTCTTAGCTAAGGGTTTTCATACAAGTATCATATGCAAACAAAAAATTCATTCATGTTATCCAATAAAATAAACCTTCGAGAAATTTGGTTAGCAATTATTATAATTGTTAGGTCAATTTCCCAATCTTCAGAATCGTCATTTGATATTGTGATGTTTGGGTAAAATTGCAGACATCCTAAGGAAATTGTTATTTGAATTTTGATGCAGGAACCTTTCAACATATTGCCGGAATACTCATCATTAAAGCTTGAGCAGATCGATCATTGGCCAAGCTAATCACGAGAGTGTGAACCAGTAGGTTGACAAGTTCTAAAACTTCACACAGTTTGATGATAGATCGGTTTATTGGTGTATGCATTGTCAACGATAGGAGATTCTAAAACCTTAAATGATGCAGCAAAATACTTGAATGCACTAAGACTATTGAATGTATACATAAACTGCAACTCCAAATTATGAGCAAATCCTAGTGAGGAAATTAAATCCCACAGATCTAAGCTTCTGGATACTTCATCGAGAAGTCACCTACCACTCTAAAAAACCAGAAGAAGAAAACTAAACT includes the following:
- the LOC140820017 gene encoding adenylate kinase 4; protein product: MANLEDVTSVDLMTELLRRMNCSSKPDKRLILVGPPGSGKGTQSPMIKDEYCLCHLATGDMLRAAVAAKTPLGVQAKEAMEKGELVSDDLVVGIIDDALKKPSCHKGFILDGFPRTVVQAQKLDEMLEKRGTKIDKVLNFAIDDAILEERITGRWIHPSSGRSYHTKFAPPKVPGVDDVTGEPLIQRKDDTAAVLKSRLEAFHKQTEPVIEYYNKKGVIANLPAEKAPQEVTAEVKKVLS